One part of the Muntiacus reevesi chromosome 18, mMunRee1.1, whole genome shotgun sequence genome encodes these proteins:
- the OMG gene encoding oligodendrocyte-myelin glycoprotein: MEYQILKMSPSLFILLFLTPGILCTCPLQCICTERHRHVDCSGRNLTTLPSGLQENIIHLNLSYNHFTDLHNQLTQYTNLRTLDISNNRLESLPARLPRSLWNMSAANNNIKLLEKSDTAYQWNLKYLDVSKNMLEKVVLIKNTLRSLEVLNLSSNKLWTVPTNMPSKLHIVDLSNNSLTQILPGTLINLTNLTHLYLHNNKFTFIPDQAFDQLFQLQEITLYNNRWSCDHQQNITYLLKWMMETKAHVIGTPCSSQISSLKEHNIYPTPSGFTSSLFTLSGMQTVDTINSLSMVTQSKVTKIPKQYRTKETTFGVTLSKDTTLTSTDKAFVPYPEDTSTETINSREAAAATLTIHLQDGMVTNTSLTSSTKSSPTPMTLSITSGMPNDFSEMPQQSTTLNLRREETTTDGKTRLPSVASAWKVNASFLLMLNAVVMLAV, encoded by the coding sequence ATGGAATATCAGATATTGAAAATGTCTCCCAGCCTGTTCATCCTTCTGTTTCTCACACCTGGTATTTTATGCACTTGTCCTCTCCAATGTATATGCACCGAGAGGCACAGGCATGTGGACTGTTCAGGCAGAAACTTGACTACATTACCATCTGGACTGCAAGAGAATATTATCCATTTAAATTTGTCTTATAACCACTTTACTGATCTGCATAACCAGTTAACCCAGTACACCAATCTGAGGACCCTGGACATTTCAAATAACAGGCTTGAAAGCTTGCCTGCTCGGTTACCTCGGTCCCTCTGGAATATGTCTGCTGCTAACAACAACATTAAACTGCTTGAAAAATCTGATACTGCTTATCAGTGGAACCTTAAATACCTGGATGTTTCTAAGAATATGCTGGAAAAGGTTGTCCTCATTAAAAATACACTAAGAAGTCTCGAGGTTCTCAACCTCAGTAGTAACAAACTCTGGACAGTTCCAACCAACATGCCCTCCAAACTACATATCGTGGACCTGTCTAACAATTCCTTGACACAAATCCTTCCAGGAACATTAATAAACCTGACAAATCTCACACATCTTTACCTGCACAACAATAAGTTCACATTCATTCCAGATCAAGCTTTTGACCAACTCTTTCAGTTGCAAGAGATAACCCTTTACAATAACAGGTGGTCATGTGACCACCAACAAAACATTACTTATTTACTTAAGTGGATGATGGAAACAAAAGCCCATGTAATAGGGACTCCCTGTTCTAGCCAAATATCATCTTTGAAGGAACATAACATATACCCCACACCTTCTGGATTTACCTCAAGCTTGTTCACTCTAAGTGGGATGCAGACAGTGGACACCATTAACTCTCTGAGTATGGTAACTCAGTCCAAAGTGACCAAAATACCCAAACAATATCGAACAAAGGAAACAACGTTTGGTGTCACTCTAAGCAAAGACACCACCTTGACTAGCACTGACAAGGCTTTTGTGCCCTATCCAGAAGATACATCCACAGAAACCATCAATTCACGTGAAGCAGCTGCTGCAACTCTAACTATTCATCTCCAAGATGGAATGGTTACAAACACAAGCCTCACTAGCTCAACAAAATCATCCCCAACACCCATGACCCTAAGTATTACTAGTGGCATGCCAAATGATTTCTCTGAAATGCCTCAACAAAGCACAACCCTTAACTTACGGAGGGAAGAGACAACCACAGACGGAAAGACACGCTTACCTTCTGTGGCAAGTGCTTGGAAAGTAAATGCTTCGTTTCTCTTAATGCTCAATGCTGTGGTCATGCTGGCTGTCTGA
- the LOC136150067 gene encoding salivary glue protein Sgs-3-like, whose protein sequence is MMFKLLFTLLLLFADVTLRKTKAVPTDTSLSSQTTTNSNTTPKLQTSLDPKATKNTEVTSTTATTMNTESVATTKSMKTVATTMSTKSPATTKNMKTVATTTSTKNVATTKNMKSAATTKNMKSAATTMSTESVATTKNTKNGGSTLGAADSTPILFSVAVLLCLRA, encoded by the coding sequence ATGATGTTCAAGTTATTATTCACGCTGCTCCTACTGTTTGCTGATGTCACTTTGCGGAAAACCAAAGCAGTGCCAACGGATACCAGCCTAAGTTCTCAAACAACCACAAATTCCAACACAACTCCGAAGCTCCAAACATCTCTGGATCCCAAGGCAACAAAGAATACGGAAGTGACCTCAACGACAGCCACAACCATGAATACAGAAAGTGTAGCCACAACCAAGAGTATGAAAACTGTAGCCACAACCATGAGTACAAAAAGTCCAGCCACAACCAAGAATATGAAAACTGTAGCCACAACCACGAGTACAAAAAATGTAGCTACAACCAAGAATATGAAAAGTGCAGCCACAACCAAGAATATGAAAAGTGCAGCCACAACCATGAGCACAGAAAGTGTAGCTACAACCAAGAATACGAAAAACGGTGGCAGCACATTGGGTGCAGCGGACAGCACTCCCATTCTTTTCTCTGTCGCCGTTCTGCTGTGTCTGCGTGCCTAG